In Acropora muricata isolate sample 2 chromosome 11, ASM3666990v1, whole genome shotgun sequence, one DNA window encodes the following:
- the LOC136890187 gene encoding uncharacterized protein has product MARFNTKALLLEKISRERQRRRELRRRMLTLVVLRKRFLARLCLWICLLFQSVESDDIQRHRSCRRSIRNTGWWELVWATYDEGRFKKAFRVSRETFDFILKSIRPDIEKNTVTEIPVSPECRLAICLYRLGRGDYLYTIAELFGLGVATVHNIVKEVCEAIIRNLWKESVQAYFPTTEHNFKEKMVDMEMLWQFPSCWGAIDGCHIPIQCPPGGLKACKEYHNFKNFYSIVMMAIVDAQDRFIWASVGFPGNSHDSVIFQSTELWHDITENNIIPPITKTIGDTEVYPMILGDSAFPFRIWLMKPYGNEKLTPEQGYFNYRLSRARMVTERTFGQLKSRWRVLYRKLECQPDAVKLAALTCIVLHNICIAANDTLPPQLDLTTDPFTQKRRSRDEIRELLFMRNCTKTRDSSRVAGGIREALAKNLWQEQV; this is encoded by the coding sequence ATGGCGAGGTTTAATACGAAAGCTTTATTGTTGGAGAAAATCTCTAGAGAAAGACAGCGGAGGAGAGAGCTCCGACGTCGAATGTTGACACTGGTTGTGTTAAGGAAAAGGTTTCTTGCTCGACTGTGTTTATGGATTTGTCTGTTGTTTCAATCAGTGGAAAGTGACGATATTCAGCGTCATCGCAGTTGTCGTCGCAGTATCAGAAATACAGGATGGTGGGAACTGGTCTGGGCGACATATGATGAAGGAAGATTCAAGAAGGCGTTTAGAGTTTCAAGAGAAACATTTGACTTCATTTTAAAAAGTATTCGACCCGATATTGAGAAAAATACTGTGACAGAGATTCCTGTTTCACCTGAATGCAGGCTTGCCATTTGTCTCTACAGGCTTGGCCGAGGCGACTATTTGTATACTATTGCTGAATTGTTTGGTCTTGGTGTGGCAACTGTTCACAACATTGTCAAAGAAGTTTGTGAAGCAATAATACGAAACCTATGGAAAGAGTCAGTGCAAGCTTATTTTCCAACTACTGAACATAATTTCAAAGAGAAAATGGTTGATATGGAAATGTTATGGCAGTTTCCTTCTTGCTGGGGTGCTATAGATGGGTGTCACATTCCTATTCAGTGTCCACCAGGTGGACTGAAAGCCTGTAAAGAATATCATaactttaaaaacttttattCTATAGTCATGATGGCAATTGTTGATGCACAGGACCGCTTTATCTGGGCAAGCGTTGGTTTCCCTGGAAATTCACATGATTCTGTGATTTTTCAGTCAACTGAACTGTGGCATGATATTACCGAAAACAATATCATACCACCAattactaaaacaattggaGACACTGAGGTTTATCCAATGATTTTAGGAGATTCAGCGTTTCCATTTCGAATATGGTTGATGAAACCATATGGTAATGAAAAACTTACACCTGAGCAGGGTTATTTCAATTATCGCTTGAGCCGTGCTAGGATGGTAACTGAACGAACTTTTGGTCAACTGAAGAGCAGGTGGAGGGTGTTATATCGAAAGCTAGAATGCCAACCAGATGCAGTAAAGCTGGCTGCCCTAACATGTATTGTTCTCCATAACATCTGTATTGCTGCAAATGATACTCTTCCTCCCCAGCTGGATCTGACAACTGACCCTTTTACCCAAAAGAGGAGAAGTAGGGATGAGATCAGAGAATTGTTATTTATGCGAAACTGCACCAAAACAAGAGATTCATCTCGTGTTGCTGGAGGTATCAGGGAGGCTCTAGCAAAGAATTTGTGGCAGGAACAAGTGTAA
- the LOC136890189 gene encoding uncharacterized protein: MHTLLIHYYNEPVVSSWFVSFMSHAQRVPSYALFPRLSNFVFFLARVMSSWRKKLPSACTICKRNTKYSCIKCGKSVCVRVECSIAEEKEDTLGWEANRSVGYCLPCAGTSTGAGQNEFCSENRHPSDDIEPAALENESFDEERSDNIEPACELACESDSGEDERFQSTEEEVKKVKRGRKASWNEDQITDMIDIIVNDDEMVKKLIFTNTKKASNSEVFKNVLTQLNEKYNATTGKDFPFVVAQMRNKFKWCVSTCKKICLTVKTASGITRFIEDKGYGKWFNLLYVLVKTRDSCKPENACEPSALGRDADCIDYGINEADDEGEGSSTSSNFTNKSSDLPFKQKVAPVKKPTFKKRKTDQLGKALELLQAAIDHDPAKELLQILKEDMKASREQEMRQQGLLNSKVLFPNMKNSGL, from the exons ATGCATACATTACTCATACATTATTATAATGAGCCCGTGGTAAGCTCGTGGTTCGTTTCGTTCATGTCGCATGCGCAAAGAGTGCCTTCGTACGCACTTTTCCCGCGCCTTTCCAACTTCGTGTTTTTCTTGGCTCGAGTTATGTCTTCTTGGAGGAAAAAATTGCCTTCCGCCTGCACAATTTGTAAAAGGAATACAAAGTATTCGTGCATAAAATGTGGAAAAAGTGTTTGTGTCAGAGTTGAATGTTCTATTGCTGAGGAGAAAGAAGATACATTGGGGTGGGAAGCAAACAGAAGCGTAGGTTATTGCCTACCGTGTGCTGGAACTTCTACAGGTGCTGGGCAAAACGAATTCTGCAGCGAAAACCGTCACCCTTCCGATGACATTGAACCAGCTGCTCTGGAAAATGAATCTTTCGACGAGGAGCGTTCCGATAACATCGAACCAGCTTGTGAGCTTGCTTGTGAAAGCGATTCAGGCGAGGATGAAAGGTTTCAAAGCACtgaagaagaagtgaaaaaggtAAAACGTGGGCGAAAAGCCAGTTGGAATGAAGATCAAATCACGGATATGATAGATATCATAGTCAATGACGACGAAATGGTAAAGAAACTCATATTTACCAATACCAAGAAAGCAAGCAATAGtgaagtttttaaaaatgtGTTAACTCAGCTTAATGAGAAGTACAATGCAACTACAGGAAAGGACTTTCCATTCGTAGTGGCACAGATGAGGAATAAATTTAAGTGGTGCGTCAGTACCTGTAAGAAGATTTGTCTGACAGTTAAAACTGCTTCAGGCATAACAAGGTTTATTGAAGATAAGGGATATGGAAAGTGGTTTAACCTTCTCTACGTGCTGGTAAAAACAAGAGACTCTTGTAAACCAGAAAATGCATGTGAACCTTCTGCTCTTGGTAGAGACGCAGATTGTATTGATTATGGAATCAATGAGGCCGATGATGAAGGTGAGGGTAGCAGTACTTCTTCTAATTTCACAAATAAAAGTTCTGACCTTCCATTCAAGCAGAAAGTTGCACCTGTCAAGAAACCTactttcaaaaaaagaaaaactgatcaGCTTGGCAAAGCTCTTGAACTGCTTCAAGCTGCTATAGATCATGACCCTGCTAAGGAACTTTTgcagattttgaaagaagacaTGAAAGCCTCCCGAGAGCAAGAAATGAG GCAGCAGGGGCTTCTCAACAGCAAGGTTTTGTTCCCCAATATGAAGAACTCAGGCCTATAA